The genomic stretch GCTCACGTCTTTCAGCCAATGTTCCAAATCGGCTTTAGAATTAATTGCTCTTTCCGCCAAATTTTTAAAATAGGGTTCTAAAGTTTCCCAAGTGGTAACGGTAAAATCTTCGGGTAAAAAATGTCTTTTCAGTTTTTGAATATCTGCTGTCATGTTTATGAAAATTTATTTTAGATAGCCACATATGCACAGATAAATTTCATTCGTGCATTTGTCGCAATGTCGTGTAAAAGTAAAATAAAAACGCGCAGGCTAAAGCATTTTAACAAGGCTTTTCCTGCGCATTTGACTTGCCATAAATACACTGACAAAAATTTATCGGCGCATATGTGGCAATTTTATTCTTCTTCTGTTTTTTTCTTTTTCGGAGCGGCTTTTTTCTTTGGTTTTGCTTCTGCTTCTTCAACAGGTTTTTCTTCTGCTACTGCCTCAGCTTCTGCCTTTAATTCTTCATTTGCCGGCAAACTAAAATCTATGTTATTCGCAGAAAGAATGCCGTACCAGCGAATCATTTTTTTCATATCGCTTGCATACACACGCTCGAAATCCATATCGGGATAAACCTTTTGCAGATATGCTTTTACGGCATTTGCATCTTTGTAATCGGGCAATTTTTCCGATGAATTTTTAATGGCGTTAAACACATCTACGAGATTCACATTGTCGCGCACTGTAAATACTTCAATGCTTTCCAAATGTGAAAACTGGTGGCTGCGCGATGAAATGAACTTTGTGGTTTTATCTTCCAACGAACGTACAATTGCACCGTCGGCTTTGCTGCCAACCAATTCAAACAATCCGCCTAAGCCCGTTACAGAAATTATTTTGTTGTATTCCATTTATACTTTTATTTTAAGGGTGCGAAAGTAAACAGTTAATTATATAAAGCCAAATTTAAAAAACTTGAATTTATTGAATAAAAACATATCAAAAGAACATCATCAGGAAGCGGCTCGACCATCGAAAAAAAAGATGCTTTATCCGGTAAAACCTGCGCTGCGCACATATTTGGAGCGGTATGGTCGCGAAGTAGATTTACCTGTAACCTACAACGATTTGATTCATTTCACATATGCAAGACCATTGCTTGATGCAAAGGGAAATGAAACGGCTTGGGAACAAGTGAGCTACGATTATCGTGAATGGGAATTTCTGAAAGAGGGTTTGGTAAAGTGTTATGCGATGCTGAAAACAGAAGGCGATTTCAGTTTTTCATCAAACTTAAATGTGGAACGAATTGACTTTTGCAGCTTTGGCAACAGCCAGCCTTTTCGTATAAAAATAGTGAATGTTTTCAACGGAAATTACGACCATTTTTATATCAAGAAAGCCGATGCAAACCGCGTGTATGGCTTGGAACTGGAACATTTGCTTTCATCGTCGCGCATTGTTTTTTTAACGTGTAATCAAACCTTGATTGAAGAACATATCGCGGGCATTCCGGGCGA from Arachidicoccus sp. BS20 encodes the following:
- a CDS encoding DUF5606 family protein; translated protein: MEYNKIISVTGLGGLFELVGSKADGAIVRSLEDKTTKFISSRSHQFSHLESIEVFTVRDNVNLVDVFNAIKNSSEKLPDYKDANAVKAYLQKVYPDMDFERVYASDMKKMIRWYGILSANNIDFSLPANEELKAEAEAVAEEKPVEEAEAKPKKKAAPKKKKTEEE